One window from the genome of Candidatus Binatia bacterium encodes:
- a CDS encoding VOC family protein → FAEAEDFLPMVEWLRKNGVKTTEPWTRDGVKGLAYFRDPSGNLFEIYCPKLQAAATFVRGAKQGGSYEIDYAALNYDWKG, encoded by the coding sequence CTTCGCCGAGGCGGAGGATTTCCTGCCGATGGTCGAATGGCTTAGAAAAAACGGCGTCAAGACGACCGAGCCATGGACCCGGGACGGCGTCAAGGGCCTGGCCTACTTCCGCGACCCTTCCGGCAACCTGTTCGAGATCTATTGCCCGAAGCTCCAGGCGGCGGCCACTTTTGTGCGCGGCGCCAAACAAGGAGGGAGCTACGAGATCGATTACGCGGCCTTGAACTACGATTGGAAAGGCTGA